A genomic segment from Necator americanus strain Aroian chromosome III, whole genome shotgun sequence encodes:
- a CDS encoding hypothetical protein (NECATOR_CHRIII.G10551.T1): MDGIPCIEDHQRVTILIRQIGPRNAAVFNRIVDRLARQRSIQVSDNPKRIFHANFVTNVNAELVRFGELQAHRRVLGLIGVASAQPSTSAAPAKKSTSSASDDVGLAPVTVRRRSSLSGGLTMEEVKGNYEKVKRDYDNTLVDSRCILLGYDEQEVSTHFSPRETFLFHRLEESDELEMGVREFMRAIYFVLESKRVDQSFEKLECPPCPVLPEEEKFRFGVENKASKTYKRKCVGRSRKQNADYAMLTGLPQLALDSYAASMEMLKSSNDMLWFAGACEGWACAAMSLLYDGLTSTALMYRVASMTPTQMRDIGSNGHLSLGAAISAATTFQHTLGVSLGHQRHRSDENSRAPLSDDSSDGGESRRSRMPWAVLRGDKSKDKIEPAAIMEKFELALENYAKFSFAAMVEYDCMMKAVSLYRYQRLYVEMETFHRDHIGKYLDDSFTRFDNHTKAAICANSTALYREVGFMRKCSFFARLGVLFRLQISEGEQRTAQDYRIVYPVLYRTLPGYGIKENVREVQQEGVVKGPVQLQIKALHEVYTAASRAELTEAAIRHLCHLIQVYYDDMDPTLANRLFDELQSLVLIKGSPPQLNQRISVPVGNIILPSIQLTRFPMVSDPILCPLPPHLAPTVLQLKTGQPQLFIYSPFQQKKSTNEIYWVVDCACEVSILVYNCRPYELVVRELCLLADGCVFESVPVRLILPAANDGAAPARIKLIGMPRTPGLLTVTGYCCEVFGVRNVCKLYGPKGPLKVEVLPSLAVLQLVSSLPRAPIEEDQNEHNAEITVYSGQLFEHSLTVKNTSATIAIRKVRLQVWQPKVSGGPSMIELVSQEADAAFSLAPNEEKDIKFRIFGIDPTATADDEGSVDEKIVETALPLASTFAEVANDSEAHDLIPYTGRLLTCQFLFRYVADVNGPEGESYERSARLSIAVCVVPAVTVSAWHVLPGDGPFTRYIVVDVTNSTEHDAELVYSSNRRMNVLPKETCRVPLLSPCCSDVAGRAFHAATQKDSHMMQKLEVEKLRATLELHVAKHLDIRWAIPAMNLEGLVPVGALLSSVSLLKQLVLPAISLDISVNGTPYLSEDDISVGIGEMILIKVAVISSLEYDFYGILALECYQEISNFFGTVDRAENLLIIGQRKVPFVVPKSLPNSSMSTPRCELSFHVMFRVEGVHKVRPQIVSRRADESLFSDEIFVSPVGFSVSTKTH, from the exons ATGGATGGCATACCCTGTATTGAGGATCATCAGAGGGTAACAATCCTCATTCGTCAAATAGGACCAAGAAATGCTGCTGTTTTCAACCGGATCGTTGATCGCCTCGCTCGACAACGATCCATTCAAG TTTCTGACAATCCAAAACGAATCTTCCATGCTAACTTCGTCACCAACGTCAACGCCGAACTTGTCAGATTTGGCGAACTGCAG GCACACCGTCGAGTTCTCGGGCTCATCGGTGTGGCTAGCGCACAGCCTTCGACATCAGCTGCACCTGCAAAGAAATCG ACCTCTTCTGCTTCTGATGATGTTGGATTGGCGCCAGTTACGGTCAGAAGGCGTTCATCTCTAAGTGGGGGCTTAACAATGGAAGAAGTCAAAGGCAATTATGAGAAAGTGAAG CGGGATTACGATAACACTCTCGTTGATAGCAGGTGCATACTACTTGGCTACGATGAG CAAGAAGTATCAACACATTTCTCACCCCGAGAAACCTTTCTCTTTCATCGACTAGAGGAGTCCGATGAGTTGGAAATGGGTGTTCGAGAGTTTATGCGTGCAATTTATTTTGTACTTGAAAGCAAGCGAGTTGACCAGTCTTTCGAGAAATTG GAGTGTCCCCCTTGTCCCGTGTTGCCCGAGGAAGAGAAATTCCGATTTGGGGTTGAAAACAAAGCATCCAAAACCTACAA acGCAAGTGTGTTGGTAGGTCACGGAAACAGAACGCGGATTACGCTATGCTCACCGGGCTACCGCAGCTGGCATTGGACTCATATGCAGCCTCTATGGAAATGCTGAAGTCTTCAAACGACATGCTTTGGTTTGCTG GTGCCTGCGAAGGGTGGGCTTGCGCTGCAATGTCTCTTCTTTACGATGGATTAACATCAACGGCTCTCATGTATCGGGTAGCTAGCATGACTCCAACTCAAATGAGGGATATTGGTTCTAACGGTCATTTATCGCTGGGAGCAGCCATAAGTGCAGCTACGACTTTCCAACACACTTTGGG ggTTTCACTAGGACACCAAAGGCATCGTTCGGATGAGAACAGTCGTGCGCCACTCAGTGACGACAGTAGTGATGGGGGCGAAAGCAGGCGTTCGCGGATGCCATGGGCAGTACTCCGCGGCGACAA ATCCAAAGACAAGATTGAGCCAGCTGCTATAATGGAGAAATTCGAGTTGGCACTTGAAAACTATGCGAAATTTTCCTTTGCAGCCATGGTTGAGTATGACTGTATGATGAAAGCAGTGTCTTTATACCGATATCAACGATTGTATGTCGAAATGGAG ACTTTTCATCGCGACCACATAGGTAAATATCTGGATGACAGTTTCACGAGATTCGACAATCATACCAAAGCAGCTATATGTGCAAATTCTACTGCATTATATAGAGAG GTTGGATTCATGCGCAAATGTTCGTTTTTTGCTCGCCTTGGCGTGCTGTTTCGTCTGCAAATTTCAGAAGGCGAACAAAGAACTGCACAGGACTATCGGATTGTTTATCCCGTCTTGTACAG GACTTTGCCTGGATACGGTATAAAAGAGAACGTACGCGAGGTTCAACAAGAAGGTGTGGTTAAAGGTCCAGTTCAACTGCAAATAAAAGCCCTGCATGAGGTTTACACGGCTGCTTCTCGGGCCGAGCTGACTGAAGCAGCTATTAGACATCTTTGTCATCTTATACAG GTGTACTATGATGACATGGATCCAACTTTGGCGAATCGCTTGTTCGATGAACTTCAAAGCTTAGTTCTAATCAAAGGTAGTCCACCGCAGCTCAATCAACGGATTTCGGTTCCCGTCGGCAATATTATACTTCCTTCCATTCAATTAACAAGATTTCCTATGGTTAG CGATCCTATTTTGTGCCCTTTGCCACCCCATTTGGCTCCAACTGTGCTACAACTCAAAACCGGACAACCACAGCTGTTCATTTATTCACCATTTCAACAGAAGAAGTCTACAAATG AGATTTATTGGGTGGTGGATTGCGCATGTGAGGTATCTATTCTTGTTTACAATTGTCGTCCTTACGAACTTGTCGTCAG AGAATTATGTCTGCTTGCCGACGGCTGTGTGTTTGAATCTGTTCCTGTGCGACTTATTTTACCAGCAGCTAATGATGGAGCTGCGCCAGCcagaattaaattaattggAATGCCTAG GACTCCAGGCCTTCTGACAGTCACAGGTTACTGTTGTGAGGTATTTGGTGTGAGAAATGTCTGCAAGCTCTATGGACCAAAAGGACCATTGAAG GTTGAAGTACTCCCGTCGCTAGCTGTCCTTCAGCTTGTGTCGTCATTACCTCGTGCCCCTATCGAAGAAGATCAAAATGAACATAACGCCGAAATAACAGTCTATTCTGGACAACT GTTTGAGCACTCGCTAACTGTTAAGAATACCAGTGCTACAATAGCTATACGGAAAGTTCGTCTACAAGTTTGGCAACCAAAA gtatctggtgggCCTTCTATGATTGAGCTAGTAAGCCAAGAAGCCGATGCTGCTTTTTCATTAGCTCCAAACGAAGAGAAGGACATTAAGTTCCGAATATTTGGTATTGACCCAACTGCCACCGCTGATGACGAAGGATCAGTTGATGAAAAG ATTGTTGAAACTGCGTTACCACTAGCATCAACATTTGCTGAAGTAGCCAATGACAGCGAAGCACATGATTTAATTCCGTACACTGGACGTTTACTTACTTGCCAGTTCTTGTTCCGGTACGTCGCTGATGTCAACGGTCCGGAAGGAGAG TCCTATGAGAGAAGTGCTCGTTTGTCCATTGCTGTTTGCGTTGTCCCCGCTGTCACAGTTTCCGCTTGGCACGTGCTGCCAGGTGATGGACCATTCACGAGATATATTGTGGTCGATGTCACGAACAGCACAGAACACGATGCGGAACTTGTTTACAGTTCGAACAGACGAATGAATGTACTACCCAAGGAGACCTGCCG TGTTCCGCTCCTTTCCCCGTGTTGTTCGGACGTGGCTGGAAGGGCTTTCCACGCAGCAACTCAAAAGGACAGCCACATGATGCAAAAACTTGAG gTGGAAAAATTGCGCGCCACGCTTGAACTCCACGTTGCCAAACACCTCGACATTCGATGGGCAATTCCGGCTAtgaat CTGGAAGGGCTCGTTCCAGTGGGTGCACTGCTGTCCTCCGTATCACTACTGAAACAGCTGGTTTTACCAGCGATTTCATTAG ACATCTCAGTAAATGGAACTCCCTATTTGAGCGAGGACGACATATCAGTAGGGATAGGAGAAATGATCTTGATAAAAGTTGCGGTTATATCATCACTTGaat ATGATTTCTATGGAATTCTGGCGCTAGAATGTTATCAAGAAATATCCAATTTTTTCGGCACCGTGGATCGTGCTGAAAATCTCCTAATTATCGGACAGCGGAAGGTCCCATTTGTTGTACCCAAGAGT CTTCCAAACTCATCAATGTCCACCCCAAGGTGCGAGCTGTCATTTCATGTGATGTTCCGTGTTGAGGGAGTGCACAAAGTCCGCCCACAAATTGTGAGCAGGCGTGCAGATGAATCGCTATTTTCCGATGAGATTTTTGTCTCCCCGGTCGGTTTCAGTGTTTCTACTAAGACACACTAG
- a CDS encoding hypothetical protein (NECATOR_CHRIII.G10552.T2), translating into MGVTEELLEDELCDIETGSPCSLEGHEECRQQNEVDKIGVCVCTAGFHREFHGAPCLPSNFTSKILSVESNTTENIAFRTNVTKFFVDGPATVQLPADSISARVVLSDEDISFGHTYSYLWELLQGSGLAFASSYKNSVLELSQLKPGSLLFRITVSNNTHSGQRNYALKVEPAKVPNKPPKAVIRPESPVHGVEGSRLTLDAEGSIDDDKIVSYKWTQDKGPSIPLPAMNTPILTLDNMVAGTYVFSVLVTDNGGLTSSASARVEVETERDDPPKAHINECGSKEHSGSLTIRLPRAEVSLCGNGSLDDKGIVSYNWFRVDKLSGKLSVDLAGSTTSILTLRNIQANERFGPYEFQLDVKDTKGQKDSARISIFVNKAENLPPVADAGGNHTLILPESAIVLDGNAKDDGSIISYLWTQVEGPTKVSLVNADKAKATASGFIEGVYHFVLTVVDDGGLNATASAYISVERSKNEPPVARASNITVRLPTAIAVLNASLSTDDAGVVAFHWQPFDEVPASMIALDGSEHRAVMFLTGIVEGTHLYNLTVFDQQKASDSTIVQLIVMKGEEEIESVEILMNKDVKEWTYRLLRKLQDRIEASLAGSIEESDSVMVHFTRFEELAQDGRLRAVFWARTRSKPENTMRHRRLISTEYSSAVVKAQRAVKILRQESTMLTDFHISVIQTLYCKLNCSGHGKCNDATKQCECDSFWMGNIFAYLLAGFKYEDCAWSSVYFWITFSFSTMLLAVCVLMRRRSAVWNRVNRRRFRRRKRYSALRSESDDVEKEAYRMRNGPRLAPLPIPHSSESLDSESDELLQVSESGCSLQKRERSSAEKRGFKRQRSACNNPGNLCDISTHGC; encoded by the exons ATGGGTGTCACAGAGGAATTGCTG GAAGACGAACTCTGCGACATTGAGACAGGATCCCCGTGTTCTTTAGAGGGTCATGAAGAATGCAGACAGCAGAATGAAGTTGACAAa ATTGGAGTTTGTGTATGCACAGCTGGCTTTCACCGAGAATTCCATGGTGCTCCATGCCTTCCCTCTAATTTCACTTCAAAGATCTTATCAGTCGAATCGAATACAACAGAGAATATTGCATTTCGTACA AATGTGACAAAGTTCTTCGTCGACGGCCCTGCAACCGTACAGCTTCCAGCTGATTCCATATCTGCAAGGGTTGTGCTGTCTGACGAAGACATTTCCTTTG GGCATACGTATTCATATCTGTGGGAACTACTACAAGGGTCTGGGCTTGCGTTCGCCTCCTCGTACAAAAATTCTGTGCTAGAGTTGTCACAG TTAAAACCTGGAAGTCTGCTCTTCCGAATCACCGTTTCGAACAACACACATTCCGGACAAAGAAACTATGCGTTGAAAGTTGAACCAGCGAAAGTTCCGAATAAACCACCAAAAGCAGTGATACGACCCGAATCTCCAGTTCACGGAGTTGAAGGATCCAGACTTACTCTGGATGCAGAAG GAAGTATCGATGACGACAAAATCGTCTCGTATAAATGGACTCAAGATAAAGGGCCTAGCATTCCATTGCCGGCCATGAACACTCCTATCTTGACTTTGGATAATATGGTTGCAGGCACATACGTCTTCAG CGTATTGGTGACTGATAATGGTGGACTAACTTCATCAGCGTCAGCACGTGTAGAAGTTGAAACTGAACGTGATGATCCACCAAAAGCTCATATCAATGAGTGTGGCAGCAAAGAGCACTCTGGCTCACTTACTATACGGCTTCCAAGAGCAGAAGTGAGCCTGTGTGGAAATGGATCTTTGGATGACAAA gggaTTGTGTCATATAACTGGTTCCGTGTGGACAAGTTGTCTGGGAAACTATCTGTTGACTTAGCTG GATCGACAACGAGCATACTTACTCTAAGGAATATACAGGCGAATGAGCGCTTTGGACCGTACGAATTCCAGCTAGACGTGAAGGATACTAAAGGGCAGAAAGATTCTGCACGTATCAGCATATTCGTCAATAAGGCTGAGAATTTACCTCCTG TTGCCGATGCCGGTGGAAATCACACACTAATTCTCCCTGAATCTGCCATTGTTCTCGACGGCAATGCCAAAGATGATGGCAGCATTATCAGTTATTTATGGACTCAAGTCGA GGGTCCTACAAAAGTTTCTTTGGTGAATGCTGACAAAGCGAAGGCAACCGCTTCCGGATTTATCGAAGGAGTATATCATTTTGTATTGACCGTAGTTGATGATGGAGGTCTAAACGCGACTGCGTCCGCTTACATTAGCGTTGAACGAA GTAAAAATGAACCTCCTGTAGCTCGAGCATCCAATATCACTGTTCGTCTACCAACAGCTATAGCCGTTTTGAATGCATCGCTGTCCACTGACGATGCCGGAGTTGTTGCTTTCCACTGGCAACCTTTTGACGAGGTTCCCGCCTCTATG ATTGCTCTCGATGGCTCCGAGCATAGGGCAGTAATGTTTTTGACTGGAATCGTAGAGGGAACACATTTATACAACCTCACAGTGTTTGATCAGCAGAAAGCTAGTGATTCCACCATCGTTCAACTGATTGTAATGAAAG GGGAGGAAGAGATTGAATCAGTCGAAATCTTAATGAATAAGGATGTGAAGGAGTGGACCTATCGCCTCCTCCGTAAGCTGCAAGACAGAATTGAAGCTAGCCTTGCAGGATCCATAGAG GAAAGCGACTCTGTCATGGTGCACTTCACGCGATTTGAGGAACTGGCACAGGACGGCAGATTGAGGGCTGTTTTCTGGGCAAGAACTCGTTCAAAACCAG AGAATACGATGCGACATCGACGACTGATATCTACAGAATACTCCAGTGCTGTTGTAAAAGCTCAAAGAGCAGTAAAAATTCTGCGTCAAGAGTCAACTATGCTTACGGATTTCCATATTTCTGTCATACAAACTTTAT ACTGCAAGCTTAATTGTTCTGGACACGGAAAATGTAACGATGCAACCAAACAGTGTGAATGCGATAGTTTTTGGATGGGCaatatttttgcttatctCTTGGCTGGCTTCAAATACGAAGATTGCG CATGGTCGTCGGTGTATTTTTGGATAACATTTTCATTCTCGACAATGCTACTAGCAGTATGTGTATTAATGCGGAGGCGATCTGCAGTCTGGAACCGAGTTAATAGAAGACGCTTCAGGCGACGGAAAAG GTACTCTGCTCTTCGAAGCGAATCAGATGATGTGGAAAAGGAAGCCTATCGTATGCGAAATG GGCCACGGTTAGCCCCGCTGCCAATTCCACACTCAAGTGAATCACTAGATTCAGAGAGTGACGAACTGCTCCAAGTGTCAGAAAGTGGATGCTCTTTGCAAAAACGGGAACGCTCCTCTGCGGAGAAG AGAGGTTTTAAACGGCAAAGAAGTGCATGTAATAATCCGGGTAATTTGTGTGATATAAGTACTCATGGATGTTGA
- a CDS encoding hypothetical protein (NECATOR_CHRIII.G10552.T1) — MVSSPNFLTLSGLCCFIAMVRMGVTEELLEDELCDIETGSPCSLEGHEECRQQNEVDKIGVCVCTAGFHREFHGAPCLPSNFTSKILSVESNTTENIAFRTNVTKFFVDGPATVQLPADSISARVVLSDEDISFGHTYSYLWELLQGSGLAFASSYKNSVLELSQLKPGSLLFRITVSNNTHSGQRNYALKVEPAKVPNKPPKAVIRPESPVHGVEGSRLTLDAEGSIDDDKIVSYKWTQDKGPSIPLPAMNTPILTLDNMVAGTYVFSVLVTDNGGLTSSASARVEVETERDDPPKAHINECGSKEHSGSLTIRLPRAEVSLCGNGSLDDKGIVSYNWFRVDKLSGKLSVDLAGSTTSILTLRNIQANERFGPYEFQLDVKDTKGQKDSARISIFVNKAENLPPVADAGGNHTLILPESAIVLDGNAKDDGSIISYLWTQVEGPTKVSLVNADKAKATASGFIEGVYHFVLTVVDDGGLNATASAYISVERSKNEPPVARASNITVRLPTAIAVLNASLSTDDAGVVAFHWQPFDEVPASMIALDGSEHRAVMFLTGIVEGTHLYNLTVFDQQKASDSTIVQLIVMKGEEEIESVEILMNKDVKEWTYRLLRKLQDRIEASLAGSIEESDSVMVHFTRFEELAQDGRLRAVFWARTRSKPENTMRHRRLISTEYSSAVVKAQRAVKILRQESTMLTDFHISVIQTLYCKLNCSGHGKCNDATKQCECDSFWMGNIFAYLLAGFKYEDCAWSSVYFWITFSFSTMLLAVCVLMRRRSAVWNRVNRRRFRRRKRYSALRSESDDVEKEAYRMRNGPRLAPLPIPHSSESLDSESDELLQVSESGCSLQKRERSSAEKVIT; from the exons ATGGTTAGTAGCCCGAACTTTTTGACCCTCAGTGGTCTCTGTTGTTTTATTGCGATGGTGAGGATGGGTGTCACAGAGGAATTGCTG GAAGACGAACTCTGCGACATTGAGACAGGATCCCCGTGTTCTTTAGAGGGTCATGAAGAATGCAGACAGCAGAATGAAGTTGACAAa ATTGGAGTTTGTGTATGCACAGCTGGCTTTCACCGAGAATTCCATGGTGCTCCATGCCTTCCCTCTAATTTCACTTCAAAGATCTTATCAGTCGAATCGAATACAACAGAGAATATTGCATTTCGTACA AATGTGACAAAGTTCTTCGTCGACGGCCCTGCAACCGTACAGCTTCCAGCTGATTCCATATCTGCAAGGGTTGTGCTGTCTGACGAAGACATTTCCTTTG GGCATACGTATTCATATCTGTGGGAACTACTACAAGGGTCTGGGCTTGCGTTCGCCTCCTCGTACAAAAATTCTGTGCTAGAGTTGTCACAG TTAAAACCTGGAAGTCTGCTCTTCCGAATCACCGTTTCGAACAACACACATTCCGGACAAAGAAACTATGCGTTGAAAGTTGAACCAGCGAAAGTTCCGAATAAACCACCAAAAGCAGTGATACGACCCGAATCTCCAGTTCACGGAGTTGAAGGATCCAGACTTACTCTGGATGCAGAAG GAAGTATCGATGACGACAAAATCGTCTCGTATAAATGGACTCAAGATAAAGGGCCTAGCATTCCATTGCCGGCCATGAACACTCCTATCTTGACTTTGGATAATATGGTTGCAGGCACATACGTCTTCAG CGTATTGGTGACTGATAATGGTGGACTAACTTCATCAGCGTCAGCACGTGTAGAAGTTGAAACTGAACGTGATGATCCACCAAAAGCTCATATCAATGAGTGTGGCAGCAAAGAGCACTCTGGCTCACTTACTATACGGCTTCCAAGAGCAGAAGTGAGCCTGTGTGGAAATGGATCTTTGGATGACAAA gggaTTGTGTCATATAACTGGTTCCGTGTGGACAAGTTGTCTGGGAAACTATCTGTTGACTTAGCTG GATCGACAACGAGCATACTTACTCTAAGGAATATACAGGCGAATGAGCGCTTTGGACCGTACGAATTCCAGCTAGACGTGAAGGATACTAAAGGGCAGAAAGATTCTGCACGTATCAGCATATTCGTCAATAAGGCTGAGAATTTACCTCCTG TTGCCGATGCCGGTGGAAATCACACACTAATTCTCCCTGAATCTGCCATTGTTCTCGACGGCAATGCCAAAGATGATGGCAGCATTATCAGTTATTTATGGACTCAAGTCGA GGGTCCTACAAAAGTTTCTTTGGTGAATGCTGACAAAGCGAAGGCAACCGCTTCCGGATTTATCGAAGGAGTATATCATTTTGTATTGACCGTAGTTGATGATGGAGGTCTAAACGCGACTGCGTCCGCTTACATTAGCGTTGAACGAA GTAAAAATGAACCTCCTGTAGCTCGAGCATCCAATATCACTGTTCGTCTACCAACAGCTATAGCCGTTTTGAATGCATCGCTGTCCACTGACGATGCCGGAGTTGTTGCTTTCCACTGGCAACCTTTTGACGAGGTTCCCGCCTCTATG ATTGCTCTCGATGGCTCCGAGCATAGGGCAGTAATGTTTTTGACTGGAATCGTAGAGGGAACACATTTATACAACCTCACAGTGTTTGATCAGCAGAAAGCTAGTGATTCCACCATCGTTCAACTGATTGTAATGAAAG GGGAGGAAGAGATTGAATCAGTCGAAATCTTAATGAATAAGGATGTGAAGGAGTGGACCTATCGCCTCCTCCGTAAGCTGCAAGACAGAATTGAAGCTAGCCTTGCAGGATCCATAGAG GAAAGCGACTCTGTCATGGTGCACTTCACGCGATTTGAGGAACTGGCACAGGACGGCAGATTGAGGGCTGTTTTCTGGGCAAGAACTCGTTCAAAACCAG AGAATACGATGCGACATCGACGACTGATATCTACAGAATACTCCAGTGCTGTTGTAAAAGCTCAAAGAGCAGTAAAAATTCTGCGTCAAGAGTCAACTATGCTTACGGATTTCCATATTTCTGTCATACAAACTTTAT ACTGCAAGCTTAATTGTTCTGGACACGGAAAATGTAACGATGCAACCAAACAGTGTGAATGCGATAGTTTTTGGATGGGCaatatttttgcttatctCTTGGCTGGCTTCAAATACGAAGATTGCG CATGGTCGTCGGTGTATTTTTGGATAACATTTTCATTCTCGACAATGCTACTAGCAGTATGTGTATTAATGCGGAGGCGATCTGCAGTCTGGAACCGAGTTAATAGAAGACGCTTCAGGCGACGGAAAAG GTACTCTGCTCTTCGAAGCGAATCAGATGATGTGGAAAAGGAAGCCTATCGTATGCGAAATG GGCCACGGTTAGCCCCGCTGCCAATTCCACACTCAAGTGAATCACTAGATTCAGAGAGTGACGAACTGCTCCAAGTGTCAGAAAGTGGATGCTCTTTGCAAAAACGGGAACGCTCCTCTGCGGAGAAGGTGATCACTTGA
- a CDS encoding hypothetical protein (NECATOR_CHRIII.G10553.T1), whose translation MSSEAEASTTSGHNPTTSSTSVQENEPREHSYEQKSFDDSRQEMWNEAHENNVASSPSTSALSFKDDHKFKTPAVPPRRLKDRPHEILGSRKSRSSFPSSMVGRLPDQVGESNRSTRTVAEPSTLDLEALYKEADAEVTRVNFNGDLLLLPSILVHSDYIFRQVVSIETYYSLSEEARTHLRQFLPPIKTVAEEQHALACAFTKRLDLVHGNPIERVQSKLKNGWFNPDRPSQQNQIRDNNKVLYDHYIRFYHMNLLNKLVKSRHAVLQHLMSTSASCSPTRQPMDPETAKRRNDMERIRLRAAKRSRAMIADCRLKVGEAGFSSDEEDEDLSLPISKGVTLHTARSTLFTPNMKDLDLHQPTQMDDVKTMLKKYKKLRREEPHAPSLDITGIDLDDVYERAGVLAQSEKIKQTMEALEKNLKK comes from the exons ATGTCATCTGAAGCAGAAGCCTCGACAACATCGGGACACAACCCAACCACTAGCTCGACTTCTGTCCAAGAAAATGAGCCAAGGGAACACTCTTATGAACAGAAGTCTTTCGATGACAGTCGACAAGAGATGTGGAATGAAGCGCACGAGAAT AATGTTGCCTCTAGTCCTTCGACATCTGCGCTGTCGTTTAAAGATGATCACAAATTCAAAACTCCTGCTGTTCCACCGCGTCGACTAAAGGATCGGCCACACGAAATCCTTGGTTCACGGAAATCTCGCTCTTCGTTTCCTTCTTCG atggtAGGACGTTTGCCGGATCAAGTTGGGGAGAGTAATCGATCGACACGAACTGTTGCTGAACCTTCTACACTGGATTTAGAGG CTCTCTATAAGGAAGCGGACGCTGAAGTAACCAGAGTGAACTTCAATGGAGATCTTCTCCTCTTGCCCAGCATACTTGTACATAGT GACTACATATTTCGTCAAGTCGTGTCTATTGAGACGTACTATAGCTTGTCAGAAGAGGCTAGAACCCATCTGAGA CAATTTTTACCCCCAATTAAAACAGTAGCTGAAGAGCAGCACGCACTCGCCTGTGCTTTCACCAAACGGTTGGACCTAGTTCATGGCAATCCGATCGAGCGGGTACAGTCCAAGCTGAAAA ATGGATGGTTCAACCCTGATCGCCCTTCGCAACAAAACCAAATTCGAGACAACAATAAAGTGCTATATGATCATTACATTAGGTTCTATCACATGAATCTTCTCAACAAACTAGTGAAGTCTCGCCAT GCCGTCTTACAACACTTGATGTCAACAAGCGCCTCTTGCTCTCCGACGAGGCAGCCAATGGATCCAGAAACAGCAAAAAGGCGTAACGACATGGAAAGGATTCGACTACGTGCAGCGAAACGAAGCAGAGC gatgatcGCCGATTGTCGGTTAAAAGTCGGAGAAGCGGGTTTCTCTAGCGATGAAGAGG ATGAAGATCTTTCGCTGCCAATTAGCAAAGGAGTGACATTACATACTGCCCGATCTACCCTCTTCACTCCCAATATGAAAG ACTTGGATCTTCATCAGCCAACTCAAATGGATGATGTGAAAACTATGCTTAAGAAGTACAAAAAATTACGAAGAGAGGAACCT CATGCTCCAAGTCTTGACATTACTGGAATCGATTTGGATGACGTCTATGAACGTGCTGGTGTTCTTGCACAATCagagaaaataaagcagaCAATGGAGGCATTGGAGAAGAACCTCAAAAAATGA